Proteins encoded within one genomic window of Candidatus Syntrophocurvum alkaliphilum:
- the serA gene encoding phosphoglycerate dehydrogenase, with protein sequence MAKKRVIVSERISEEGLNLLRSELEVDFRDGISRQELLEVIDQYDALIVRSVTKVNEELISRGKNLRFVGRAGNGVDNIDVDVCTRYGVVVANTPDSNTISAAEQTISLLLSSVRNTAWANTTLKGGTWDRKPFRGMELFEKTVGIVGLGRIGSMVATRLKSFNMKVLAYDPYISDERFERFGTEKVNSLEELVKNVDIITVHTPRNEETMHMIDEKILDMAKDGVRVVNCARGGIIKEEALVQALESGKVASAGLDVFEKEPATQNPLFEFNNVVVTPHLGADTYEAQKRVGENIAEQAIKALNGDIVPNVVNLPTMLSEELDYLKPYITLAEKMGKFYYQIEKTPVNRVEITYSGPISKNETEMLTIALLKGILEPVMWEKVNFVNARLMAEERGIKIFEQKEEQSPKRYKNLITIKLVNSNQELEIAGTLSRARSPLLVEINGYETESALEGYVILAENEDRPRVIGPFATALGDVGVNIASMRVARQTKGETAIMLINVDNKVEEEVLDKVSKSDGIKRAKLLKF encoded by the coding sequence GTGGCAAAAAAAAGAGTCATTGTTAGTGAAAGAATATCTGAAGAAGGTTTAAATTTACTAAGATCTGAACTGGAAGTAGATTTTCGTGATGGCATATCAAGACAAGAGCTTTTAGAAGTTATAGATCAATATGATGCATTAATAGTACGAAGTGTTACAAAAGTAAATGAAGAACTGATTAGTAGAGGTAAAAACCTAAGATTTGTAGGAAGAGCTGGAAATGGTGTAGATAACATTGATGTAGATGTATGTACACGATATGGAGTTGTAGTTGCTAATACTCCAGATAGTAATACAATATCTGCTGCTGAACAAACCATTAGTTTACTTTTATCCTCAGTAAGAAATACTGCATGGGCTAATACCACTCTAAAAGGTGGCACTTGGGATAGAAAGCCCTTTAGGGGTATGGAGCTATTTGAAAAAACAGTTGGTATTGTAGGATTAGGTAGAATAGGGTCTATGGTAGCTACTAGATTAAAATCATTTAATATGAAAGTCTTAGCTTATGATCCATATATTTCAGATGAAAGATTTGAAAGGTTTGGTACAGAAAAAGTTAATAGCCTTGAGGAGTTAGTAAAAAATGTTGATATAATAACAGTTCATACACCAAGAAACGAAGAAACTATGCATATGATAGATGAAAAAATATTGGATATGGCTAAAGATGGAGTAAGAGTAGTTAATTGTGCTCGAGGCGGAATAATAAAAGAAGAGGCACTTGTTCAAGCACTAGAATCAGGCAAAGTAGCAAGTGCAGGTCTTGATGTATTTGAAAAAGAGCCCGCAACACAAAATCCATTATTTGAATTTAACAATGTTGTTGTAACGCCTCACTTAGGAGCCGATACCTATGAAGCCCAGAAAAGAGTTGGAGAAAATATAGCTGAACAGGCTATAAAAGCATTAAATGGAGATATAGTTCCTAATGTAGTTAACCTCCCAACTATGCTTAGTGAGGAGCTAGATTATCTAAAACCTTATATAACATTGGCTGAAAAGATGGGTAAATTCTACTATCAAATAGAAAAAACACCTGTTAATAGAGTAGAAATAACTTATAGTGGTCCAATATCTAAAAATGAAACCGAGATGCTTACAATTGCTTTACTTAAAGGAATACTTGAACCAGTAATGTGGGAAAAAGTTAATTTTGTAAATGCACGCCTAATGGCAGAAGAGCGTGGAATAAAAATATTTGAGCAAAAGGAAGAACAAAGTCCTAAGCGTTATAAAAACTTGATAACTATAAAACTAGTAAACTCTAACCAGGAACTAGAAATAGCAGGAACTCTTTCTAGGGCTAGAAGTCCATTATTAGTTGAAATTAATGGATATGAAACCGAAAGTGCTCTTGAAGGATATGTAATATTAGCAGAGAATGAAGACCGCCCACGGGTTATAGGACCATTTGCTACTGCATTAGGCGATGTTGGTGTGAATATTGCATCCATGAGAGTGGCAAGGCAAACAAAGGGTGAAACAGCAATAATGTTAATAAATGTTGATAATAAAGTAGAAGAAGAAGTACTAGATAAAGTAAGCAAGTCAGACGGTATAAAGAGGGCTAAACTTTTAAAGTTTTAA
- a CDS encoding YbaB/EbfC family nucleoid-associated protein, translating to MKFPGGGGNMNKMMKQAKQMQEQIAQMQAELEEREIEASAGGGAVTVTVNGKQQLIGIKIKPEVVDPDDVEMLEDLITAAVNEGVKQSQDMVSSEMAKITGGLNLPGMP from the coding sequence ATGAAATTTCCTGGTGGCGGTGGAAACATGAACAAAATGATGAAACAAGCAAAACAAATGCAAGAACAAATCGCACAGATGCAAGCAGAGCTTGAAGAAAGAGAAATTGAAGCATCAGCTGGTGGAGGAGCAGTTACGGTTACTGTTAATGGAAAACAACAACTAATAGGAATTAAAATTAAGCCAGAGGTTGTAGATCCTGATGATGTTGAAATGCTTGAAGATTTGATTACAGCAGCTGTTAATGAAGGAGTTAAACAATCACAAGATATGGTTTCATCTGAAATGGCTAAGATAACAGGTGGTTTAAATCTTCCAGGCATGCCATAA
- the recR gene encoding recombination mediator RecR has protein sequence MRLARPLETLIDELVKLPTIGPKTAQRLALYILKLPEEEAKQLANAIIEARETVHPCPECGYLTDRSICLICTDNTRDESTICVAEETSDIIAIEKTGFRGKYFVLNKSFHLMDDNKLEEIKVAPLKKFLSNGKVKEVVLALNPDINGDILSRYIASLASDYGVVVTRLAHGLPVGGDIEFADELTLRRAMEGRKQF, from the coding sequence ATGAGGCTTGCCAGGCCATTGGAAACACTCATCGACGAATTAGTAAAGCTTCCTACCATAGGTCCCAAAACAGCTCAAAGACTTGCACTTTATATACTAAAACTACCAGAAGAAGAGGCAAAACAACTAGCAAATGCTATTATAGAAGCTCGAGAAACAGTACATCCATGTCCAGAGTGTGGTTATTTAACAGACAGAAGCATTTGCTTAATATGTACTGATAATACTAGGGATGAAAGTACCATATGTGTTGCTGAAGAAACTAGTGATATCATAGCAATAGAGAAAACAGGATTTAGGGGAAAATACTTTGTTTTAAATAAAAGCTTTCATCTTATGGATGATAACAAATTAGAAGAAATTAAAGTTGCTCCCCTTAAAAAATTTCTATCTAATGGCAAAGTAAAAGAAGTAGTTTTAGCATTAAATCCTGATATAAACGGTGATATACTATCACGTTACATAGCTTCACTAGCCTCAGATTATGGTGTCGTGGTTACTCGTTTAGCGCATGGCCTACCAGTTGGTGGAGATATAGAATTTGCAGATGAGTTAACCTTAAGAAGAGCTATGGAGGGAAGAAAACAATTTTAG
- a CDS encoding DUF2508 family protein, whose protein sequence is MSLINTWLKKITNLWIIEEDNIENNSETLNNNKLLLNYAHQEVVEARNLLSSVDDPELIDYAIFKLQAAEKKYNYLIKIEKTK, encoded by the coding sequence ATGAGTTTAATAAACACATGGTTAAAAAAAATAACTAATCTATGGATAATTGAAGAAGATAATATAGAAAATAACAGTGAGACATTGAATAACAATAAATTACTTCTTAATTATGCACATCAAGAGGTAGTGGAAGCAAGAAATCTATTATCTTCAGTTGATGATCCAGAACTAATTGATTATGCAATATTTAAACTACAAGCAGCGGAAAAAAAATATAATTACTTAATAAAAATAGAAAAAACAAAATGA
- a CDS encoding 4Fe-4S dicluster domain-containing protein: protein MPNKIKPIIFDLEKAVFHIIPQYCKGCGLCKEKCPNDVLIWSDKLGVYGTPIVTPKDEDSCIACNICEQVCPDCAIVIKKKKKKKAII from the coding sequence ATGCCTAATAAAATAAAGCCAATTATATTTGATTTAGAAAAAGCAGTTTTTCATATTATTCCACAGTATTGTAAAGGGTGTGGGCTGTGTAAAGAAAAATGCCCTAATGATGTACTAATATGGTCAGATAAATTAGGCGTTTATGGCACACCAATTGTTACCCCAAAAGACGAAGATAGCTGTATAGCATGTAATATATGCGAGCAAGTCTGTCCTGATTGTGCCATAGTAATTAAAAAGAAGAAAAAGAAAAAAGCAATAATTTAA
- a CDS encoding thiamine pyrophosphate-dependent enzyme, whose translation MITPATPKSWYLPSKPHKFCPGCGHGIVLKALGEAIDELEIQDETVFGCDIGCSLLAWDFFACDSTQTHHGRTTPVMVGIKRTRPELVCIGYMGDGGGYSIGSQHLVNAAVRNENVTLILVNNTNYGMTGGQMAPTTLPGQKTETSPYGRDAETTGNPTKGPEFVAALTGEGAYVARGTVSKYKQLKRFIKNALKNQIEGKGFSFVEILATCPTNWRTNAQQTWHFLEDEMEQYFPVGELKSSHGKGDK comes from the coding sequence TTGATAACACCAGCAACACCAAAATCATGGTATCTCCCTTCAAAGCCTCATAAATTTTGCCCTGGATGTGGGCATGGAATAGTATTAAAGGCTTTAGGGGAAGCAATAGATGAGCTAGAGATTCAAGATGAAACTGTTTTTGGTTGTGATATAGGATGCTCATTACTTGCATGGGACTTTTTTGCATGTGATAGCACACAAACACACCATGGAAGAACAACACCAGTAATGGTAGGTATAAAAAGAACCCGTCCAGAGTTAGTGTGTATTGGATATATGGGTGATGGTGGAGGATATTCTATTGGATCACAACACCTAGTAAATGCAGCAGTTAGAAATGAAAATGTTACATTAATTCTAGTTAACAATACTAACTATGGAATGACAGGTGGTCAAATGGCTCCAACAACATTACCAGGTCAAAAGACAGAAACCTCTCCTTATGGAAGAGATGCAGAAACAACTGGTAACCCAACAAAAGGACCTGAATTTGTAGCTGCCTTAACTGGAGAAGGAGCATATGTAGCTAGAGGAACAGTTTCAAAATATAAACAGCTAAAAAGATTTATTAAAAATGCATTAAAAAATCAAATAGAAGGCAAGGGTTTTTCTTTTGTAGAAATATTAGCTACATGCCCTACAAACTGGAGAACAAATGCTCAACAAACCTGGCATTTCCTGGAAGATGAAATGGAACAATACTTCCCAGTAGGGGAGTTAAAATCTTCCCATGGAAAGGGGGACAAATAG
- a CDS encoding 2-oxoacid:acceptor oxidoreductase family protein, with amino-acid sequence MSLVRIALAGEGGQGVQAVAEILTEAAYNENKQTIYIPNFGIEQRGGVSIAFIQVSEERIGAPKFHTADVVIALSERSVSRTAMYSSNDTLFVHDSSFSIDENIELNAKKILGLPAIDTSNNELHPKVFNIIIMGAVIGLSNVVSFEAAKEALESKLMHKFEQNPDLRDLNYKALEIGRKMAEESIKEEVSRNA; translated from the coding sequence ATGTCACTTGTTAGAATTGCATTAGCCGGTGAAGGCGGGCAAGGAGTTCAAGCAGTTGCTGAAATTTTAACTGAAGCAGCATATAATGAAAACAAACAAACAATATATATTCCTAACTTTGGGATTGAGCAACGTGGAGGGGTATCCATAGCTTTTATACAAGTAAGTGAAGAAAGAATAGGAGCACCTAAGTTTCATACTGCAGACGTAGTGATAGCATTAAGTGAACGCTCAGTTTCAAGAACAGCGATGTATTCATCTAACGACACATTATTTGTGCATGATTCAAGTTTTAGTATTGATGAGAATATAGAACTAAATGCAAAAAAAATACTAGGATTACCTGCAATTGATACCTCAAATAACGAATTACACCCAAAAGTTTTTAACATAATTATAATGGGTGCAGTTATAGGTCTTTCTAATGTAGTATCTTTTGAAGCTGCTAAAGAAGCTTTAGAAAGCAAATTAATGCATAAATTTGAACAGAATCCAGATTTAAGGGATTTAAACTATAAGGCTCTTGAAATAGGCAGAAAGATGGCAGAGGAGTCGATAAAGGAAGAGGTGTCTAGAAATGCCTAA
- a CDS encoding ferredoxin oxidoreductase — protein MTNIIGEQKKSFITGNEAAAWASLVAGADVMFGYPITPQNEVMHYWTRLAPKYDRQFLQTEDEISAGFTVCGAVQAGKKAFTATAGPGNVLMQEPFGMAEAMRLPILSVIQQRGGPSSGTVIYSQQEVTLTCLGGNGEGHRIVYSTASHQEIYDYTIKGYNMAWKYRFPTFILGDGYQAKMREPLEMYNPEEKGIEMIKPYPLLGLDGKVGADRDPSHLCNIYSMEEELYDVVINFNKDFDEMAPNVIEYEENQCEDADIVIIAHGVVSRAADDAVKGLRAQGIKAGSFRPITLRPFPTQQLRDAIDKSNAKTILVAESAWGQLDRMIKYELYGYTTKIENLFKPGVGIVDHDIIDKIKSVI, from the coding sequence ATGACCAATATAATTGGTGAACAAAAAAAATCATTTATAACTGGGAATGAGGCTGCAGCATGGGCTTCTCTTGTTGCAGGGGCTGATGTAATGTTTGGTTACCCAATAACGCCTCAAAACGAAGTAATGCATTACTGGACTAGGTTGGCGCCTAAGTATGATAGACAGTTTTTACAAACTGAAGATGAAATATCAGCAGGCTTTACTGTTTGTGGTGCTGTTCAGGCAGGTAAAAAAGCTTTCACAGCTACAGCAGGTCCAGGAAATGTGCTTATGCAAGAGCCATTCGGAATGGCAGAAGCTATGAGGTTACCGATTCTTAGTGTAATACAACAAAGAGGAGGCCCCTCATCAGGTACTGTTATTTATTCACAGCAAGAAGTAACACTCACTTGTTTAGGTGGAAATGGAGAAGGTCATAGAATAGTATACTCAACTGCAAGTCACCAGGAGATCTATGACTATACCATAAAGGGATACAATATGGCTTGGAAATACAGATTTCCTACATTTATACTAGGGGATGGATATCAGGCAAAAATGCGTGAGCCCTTAGAAATGTATAACCCTGAAGAAAAGGGTATTGAGATGATAAAACCGTACCCATTACTAGGTCTAGATGGAAAAGTAGGGGCAGATAGAGATCCATCGCATCTATGCAACATATATAGTATGGAAGAAGAACTATATGATGTAGTAATTAATTTTAACAAAGATTTTGATGAGATGGCCCCTAATGTAATTGAATATGAAGAAAATCAATGTGAAGATGCTGATATAGTTATAATAGCTCATGGAGTTGTTTCAAGAGCAGCTGATGATGCAGTTAAAGGACTTAGGGCACAAGGGATTAAAGCAGGTAGCTTTAGGCCAATAACCTTAAGGCCGTTTCCTACACAACAACTAAGAGATGCAATAGATAAGAGCAATGCTAAAACAATACTTGTTGCTGAATCAGCATGGGGACAATTAGATAGAATGATTAAATATGAATTATATGGATATACAACTAAAATAGAAAACTTATTCAAACCAGGTGTAGGAATAGTAGACCATGACATTATAGATAAAATTAAGAGTGTAATATAG
- the dnaX gene encoding DNA polymerase III subunit gamma/tau translates to MAYLALYRVWRPQQFIDVVGQEKTVTALKNAVRESKLSHAYLFSGPRGTGKTSIAKILAKAVNCELKEQGEPCNDCSSCKDINNNTFMDVIEIDAASNRGIDEIRDLREKVRVLPAQGKVKVYIIDEVHMLTTEAFNALLKTLEEPPSSVLFILATTEHRKIPPTILSRCQNYTFHRLTDDEIVNRLKQVAKANSIEIEDESIKTISRRADGGMRDALSMLDQIYTYKGNNITKRDVMDVLGLIDDEFMAKLVGASINNDIILITKLLDSALKEGKESQQIAKETALYLRDLLFYKLLKEKAVLSTVSEHNIKILSEQEKSITKEKILEAIKLMLDTAERIKFSDGQKHLLEIAIINMATLLTSNKSEKEEINKQQHIPLDNDNEDQFQKNSEKNDTKDIIWSKILKEVKDKKIPTHALLAQGKLIGLKGDTLYIGYKKGYKFHKEKMEEKQNREILDQALEEVLGKKIEVQFIFLDDNQYNDIIVKKAIEYFGEEAVEIKE, encoded by the coding sequence TTGGCATATCTAGCTTTGTATAGAGTTTGGAGACCTCAACAATTTATTGATGTTGTGGGACAAGAAAAAACTGTTACGGCTTTAAAAAATGCGGTTAGAGAAAGCAAACTTTCCCATGCTTATCTTTTTTCTGGACCGCGTGGGACAGGCAAGACCAGTATAGCAAAAATATTAGCTAAAGCAGTTAACTGTGAGCTTAAAGAACAAGGTGAGCCCTGCAATGATTGCTCTTCTTGTAAAGATATAAACAATAATACATTCATGGATGTTATAGAAATAGATGCAGCATCAAATCGTGGTATAGATGAAATAAGAGACCTACGAGAAAAAGTAAGAGTTTTACCTGCTCAAGGAAAGGTGAAAGTTTATATAATCGATGAAGTTCATATGCTTACAACAGAAGCATTTAACGCTTTACTAAAAACCCTTGAAGAACCCCCCAGTTCAGTTTTATTTATATTAGCAACTACGGAGCATAGAAAAATACCACCTACAATACTTTCACGCTGCCAAAACTATACATTTCATCGCTTAACAGATGATGAAATAGTTAACCGATTAAAACAGGTGGCTAAAGCTAACAGTATTGAGATAGAAGATGAATCGATAAAAACTATTTCCCGTAGAGCAGATGGTGGAATGCGTGATGCTTTAAGCATGCTTGACCAGATATATACATATAAAGGAAACAATATTACAAAAAGAGATGTTATGGATGTATTAGGCTTAATTGATGATGAATTTATGGCCAAACTAGTAGGTGCTTCAATTAACAATGACATTATACTAATAACAAAATTGCTAGACTCTGCTTTAAAAGAGGGTAAGGAATCACAACAAATAGCAAAAGAAACTGCTTTGTATCTTCGAGACCTTCTTTTTTATAAACTGCTCAAAGAAAAAGCTGTACTAAGTACAGTTAGTGAACATAATATAAAAATACTATCTGAACAAGAAAAATCAATAACAAAAGAAAAAATATTAGAAGCTATAAAACTAATGCTAGATACTGCAGAAAGAATAAAATTTAGTGATGGACAAAAACACCTATTAGAAATAGCTATTATAAATATGGCTACATTACTAACATCTAATAAAAGTGAAAAAGAAGAAATAAATAAACAACAGCATATACCATTAGACAATGACAATGAGGACCAATTTCAAAAAAATAGTGAGAAAAATGATACCAAAGATATAATATGGAGTAAAATTTTAAAAGAAGTAAAAGATAAAAAAATACCGACACATGCGTTATTAGCACAAGGTAAGTTAATAGGATTAAAAGGGGACACTCTTTACATAGGCTACAAGAAAGGATATAAATTTCATAAGGAAAAAATGGAAGAAAAACAAAATCGAGAAATCTTAGACCAAGCTCTTGAAGAAGTCCTAGGCAAAAAAATAGAAGTACAATTTATCTTTTTAGACGATAATCAATATAACGACATAATCGTAAAAAAAGCTATTGAATACTTTGGTGAAGAAGCAGTTGAGATAAAAGAATAA
- a CDS encoding pro-sigmaK processing inhibitor BofA family protein: METLNIIIAALFLLVIIYIVAQVIMKPIKLLWKVLLNSAIGLVLLIITNYMGAYFDFNIPINLITILIAGFLGIPGIFLLICFQLLIM, from the coding sequence ATGGAAACGCTAAATATTATTATAGCTGCATTATTCTTGCTTGTAATAATATACATTGTAGCACAGGTAATAATGAAGCCGATAAAATTACTATGGAAGGTTCTACTTAACTCAGCAATAGGATTAGTATTACTTATCATTACTAACTATATGGGCGCATACTTTGATTTTAATATACCTATTAATTTAATTACTATACTAATTGCTGGCTTTTTGGGAATTCCTGGTATATTTTTGTTAATTTGTTTTCAACTACTTATAATGTAA
- a CDS encoding pyridoxal-phosphate-dependent aminotransferase family protein, whose translation MRGDQYLLLPGPTPIPERIMRAMNKSMVNHRGPELKEIIKDVTVGVKKTFKTENNVLIYPASGSGALEAAVVNFISPGDKVLSISIGVFGDRFAKIATQFGANVEKLDFKWGEVADPKVVKERIDQDVRKEIKVVLVTHNETSTGACNDIKAIKEAMGDHPAIIMVDAVSSLGATDLRMDEWNLDVVVSGSQKAYMIPPGLSFLACNSKALEVHKKNNNPKYYWDVTAGLKYLEKGQTPYTPAISLLYGLQEALKMIQEEGLENIFNRHRNYRDMVRAAVKEIGLQLLTDDKYASNALTSVVVPEEIGANKVRKFLLEEFNIALAGGQQTLDDKIFRIGHLGYVRQLDLLATLGAIEIALVKFGYDLQLGKGLNKAQQFILNNR comes from the coding sequence ATGAGAGGAGATCAATATCTACTTCTTCCAGGGCCAACACCAATACCCGAACGAATTATGAGAGCAATGAACAAATCAATGGTTAATCATCGAGGACCAGAACTGAAGGAAATAATTAAAGATGTAACAGTTGGAGTAAAAAAGACCTTCAAAACAGAGAACAATGTTCTTATATATCCTGCATCAGGATCAGGTGCGCTAGAAGCAGCTGTAGTTAACTTTATATCTCCTGGTGATAAAGTACTATCCATATCAATTGGAGTCTTTGGAGATAGATTTGCTAAAATAGCTACTCAATTTGGAGCAAATGTAGAAAAACTAGATTTTAAATGGGGTGAAGTAGCTGACCCTAAGGTTGTTAAGGAAAGAATTGACCAAGATGTTAGAAAAGAAATAAAAGTAGTTCTAGTAACACATAATGAAACATCAACTGGAGCATGTAATGATATAAAGGCAATAAAAGAGGCTATGGGCGATCACCCTGCTATAATAATGGTTGATGCAGTAAGTAGTCTAGGGGCAACTGATCTAAGAATGGATGAGTGGAACCTAGATGTAGTTGTTAGTGGTTCACAAAAAGCATATATGATACCTCCTGGTTTAAGTTTCTTAGCTTGTAATTCTAAAGCACTTGAAGTTCATAAAAAAAATAATAACCCTAAATATTATTGGGATGTAACAGCAGGTCTAAAATATTTAGAAAAAGGACAAACTCCATATACGCCTGCTATATCACTATTATATGGATTACAAGAAGCATTAAAAATGATACAAGAAGAAGGGTTAGAAAACATCTTTAATAGACACAGAAATTATCGTGATATGGTAAGGGCGGCAGTAAAAGAAATAGGATTACAACTGTTAACAGATGATAAATATGCATCAAATGCACTTACTTCAGTAGTAGTTCCCGAAGAAATCGGAGCAAACAAAGTTAGAAAATTCTTATTAGAAGAATTTAATATAGCATTAGCTGGTGGACAGCAAACTTTAGATGATAAAATATTTAGAATTGGTCATTTAGGTTATGTTAGACAATTAGATTTATTAGCAACACTAGGAGCAATTGAAATTGCTCTAGTAAAATTCGGTTACGATTTACAGTTGGGTAAAGGTTTAAATAAAGCCCAACAATTTATATTAAATAATCGTTAA
- the serS gene encoding serine--tRNA ligase has product MLDAKMIRANTDMVIDALKKRGVSGALDDFFKLDEERRSILTEVEELKNYRNKSSQEVGKLKKEGQDASELMEKVREIGQIIKDFDNRVNKIEKSIEEILLNLPNLPHDSVPPGEDENSNIEIRKWGEIKKFNFTPAPHWDIGTSLDILDFERAAKLSGARFTVYKGAGARLERAIINFYLDIHTSENGYTEVFPPFMVNGECMVGTGQLPKFEEDMFKLDGKDMYMVPTAEVPLTNLYREEILDKNQLPLYMTAYTACFRAEAGSHGRDTRGVIRQHQFNKVELVKIVEPEKSYEELEKLTLDAEKVLELLGLPYRVMLLSSGDMGFSAAKTYDVEVWMPSYNEYREISSCSNCEEFQSRRANIRYRPEAKSKVQYVHTLNGSGVAVGRTVAAILENNQQEDGSVKIPEVLIPYMGGLEVIRPETR; this is encoded by the coding sequence ATGTTAGATGCAAAAATGATAAGAGCTAATACAGATATGGTTATAGATGCTTTGAAAAAGCGTGGTGTATCTGGTGCCTTAGATGATTTTTTTAAATTAGATGAAGAGCGTAGATCAATATTGACTGAAGTAGAAGAACTTAAAAACTATAGAAACAAATCTTCACAAGAAGTTGGAAAACTCAAAAAAGAAGGACAAGATGCTAGTGAACTAATGGAAAAAGTTCGCGAAATTGGACAAATAATTAAGGACTTTGATAATAGAGTAAATAAGATTGAAAAATCTATAGAAGAAATCCTTTTAAACTTACCAAATCTTCCTCATGATTCTGTGCCACCAGGAGAAGATGAAAACAGTAATATTGAAATTAGAAAATGGGGTGAGATTAAAAAATTCAACTTTACTCCAGCTCCGCATTGGGATATAGGGACTAGCCTTGATATACTAGATTTTGAAAGAGCTGCTAAATTATCAGGGGCTAGGTTTACTGTTTATAAAGGAGCAGGTGCACGACTTGAAAGAGCCATAATTAATTTCTATTTAGACATACATACTTCAGAAAACGGATATACAGAGGTTTTTCCTCCATTTATGGTTAATGGTGAATGCATGGTTGGTACAGGGCAGTTACCAAAGTTTGAAGAAGATATGTTTAAACTAGATGGAAAAGACATGTATATGGTTCCAACAGCTGAGGTACCACTAACTAATTTATATAGAGAAGAAATACTTGATAAAAATCAGTTACCATTATATATGACAGCATACACTGCTTGTTTTAGAGCAGAAGCTGGCTCACATGGTAGAGATACACGAGGGGTTATTAGACAGCACCAATTTAACAAAGTTGAGCTAGTTAAAATAGTTGAACCAGAAAAGTCCTATGAAGAACTAGAAAAACTTACACTAGATGCCGAAAAAGTACTAGAGCTATTAGGTTTACCTTATCGAGTAATGTTACTTTCATCTGGAGATATGGGTTTTTCAGCGGCTAAAACTTATGATGTTGAAGTATGGATGCCTAGCTATAATGAATACAGAGAAATATCTTCATGTTCAAATTGTGAAGAATTTCAATCTAGAAGAGCAAACATTCGTTATAGGCCAGAAGCAAAATCAAAAGTTCAGTATGTACATACATTAAATGGTTCAGGTGTAGCAGTAGGTAGAACTGTAGCAGCAATACTTGAAAACAATCAACAGGAAGATGGTTCGGTTAAGATCCCAGAAGTTCTGATACCATATATGGGTGGATTGGAAGTAATTAGGCCAGAAACAAGATAA